The DNA segment GTTGGGGGCGGCTGTGTGTTTTCAGATTAGCGCCGTGTAACGGGGGGAGTTAGCTCAGTAGGAGGCTGTCGTCGTCCACGGTTAGGCCGCGCTGTTGTTCGAACAGGTTGAGCAGGTCTTTTACTTGCAGCCCTTCGCGGTCTTTGCCGGCAATGTCGAACACCACTTCGCCCTGGTGCAGCATCACGGTGCGGGTGCCTACTTCCAGCGCCTGCTTCATGCTGTGAGTGACCATCAGGGCGGTGAGTTTCTGTTCAGCGATAATATTCTGGGTCAGTTCCAGTACGAAAGACGCGGTTTTTGGGTCCAGTGCAGCGGTGTGTTCGTCTAGCAGCAGAATGCTGGACGGTGTCAGGCTTGCCATCAACAGGCTAACGGCTTGGCGCTGGCCGCCAGAGAGAAGGCCCATTTTATCGGTCAGACGGTTTTCCAGGCCCAAACCCAGAGTGGCCAGGCTGGCGCGAAAGTGTTCCCGATACTGTTTTTTCACCGCGGTGCCCAGGCTGCGGTGTTTGCCGCGTTTGGTGGCCAAGGCCAGGTTTTCTTCAATCGACAGGCCTTCACACGTGCCGGCCAGCGGGTCTTGGAATACCCGCGCCACGCGCCCGGTGCGTTTGTGGGTGGGCAGCTTGGTGACGTCGATGTTATCGACAAGAATTTTGCCACTGTCGACCAGTACTTCGCCGGCCAGGGCGTTCAAAAAAGTGGATTTTCCGGCGCCGTTACTGCCAATAACGGTGACAAATTCGCCTTGGTTGACGGTCAGGCTCATGCCACGCAGAGCCGGGTTTTCCAGGGGGGTGCCTTCGCCGAAGGTCAGCCGGAGGTCTGTTGCGGTAATCATGGTGCCTCCTCAGGCCTTTCTGCGTTTGAATTTGTTCATCAGTGACACGCGGGCACCGGGCAGAACAATGGCCAGGGTGACCAGAACGGCGGTAATCAGGTTCAGGTCTTGCGCTTTCAGGCCCAGTACATCGGCGTTCAGTGCGAAGGCGATGGCCAAGCGGTAAATGATGGCGCCGACCACGCAGGCCAGCAACGCACGAAATACGCTGGTGGGCGTTATAACCGCTTCACCGCCAATCAGCGATGCCAGGCCGATCACAATAACGCCTACGCCCATGGTGACATCGGCTGCGCCCTGGCTTTGGGCGAACAGTGCTCCGGCCAGGCCTACCAGGCCGTTGGATACAGCCACACCCAGAATAATCATGCCACCCGTTGCGATGCCCTGGGCCCTGGCCATACGAGCGTTAGCACCGGTGGCGCGCATGGCCAGCCCGATTTCAGATTTCATGAAACGCCAAAGCAGAAACAGCGTGGCACCGATAACGAGGGTGAACAGCAACACCGATACCTGATGATATTCAAGCCCCAAGTTGTACCAGGGGGTCAGCACGGTGTCTTCCATTAACAGTGCCACGTTGGGGCGGCCCATAATGCG comes from the Marinobacter psychrophilus genome and includes:
- a CDS encoding ABC transporter ATP-binding protein; translation: MITATDLRLTFGEGTPLENPALRGMSLTVNQGEFVTVIGSNGAGKSTFLNALAGEVLVDSGKILVDNIDVTKLPTHKRTGRVARVFQDPLAGTCEGLSIEENLALATKRGKHRSLGTAVKKQYREHFRASLATLGLGLENRLTDKMGLLSGGQRQAVSLLMASLTPSSILLLDEHTAALDPKTASFVLELTQNIIAEQKLTALMVTHSMKQALEVGTRTVMLHQGEVVFDIAGKDREGLQVKDLLNLFEQQRGLTVDDDSLLLS
- a CDS encoding ABC transporter permease — translated: MLSNIAFYGALETGLIYGLVAFGIYLSFRVLDFPDLTVDGSFPLGAAVAAMLIIAGWNPWLATGAAILAGMAAGAVTALLNVKLKILNLLASILTMIALYSINLRIMGRPNVALLMEDTVLTPWYNLGLEYHQVSVLLFTLVIGATLFLLWRFMKSEIGLAMRATGANARMARAQGIATGGMIILGVAVSNGLVGLAGALFAQSQGAADVTMGVGVIVIGLASLIGGEAVITPTSVFRALLACVVGAIIYRLAIAFALNADVLGLKAQDLNLITAVLVTLAIVLPGARVSLMNKFKRRKA